In Jeotgalibaca arthritidis, a single genomic region encodes these proteins:
- the pgmB gene encoding beta-phosphoglucomutase has protein sequence MFEAVLFDLDGVITDTAEYHYQAWKGLANKLGIDIDRRFNEKLKGVSREDSLQLILEHGGQTGRYSDAEFQAFAKEKNDFYVDSIQAFSANDIYPGILNLLKELKDKNIKIALASASKNGPFLLERMGLTEYFDAIADPAAVKEGKPAPDLFLLASELIGVPIQHCIGIEDAKAGIQAIHAAGALPIGVGTAEDLGKDIPLVSDTSLLSYDYLVSEWQQTNA, from the coding sequence ATGTTTGAAGCCGTATTATTCGATTTAGATGGTGTCATTACAGATACCGCTGAGTACCACTACCAAGCTTGGAAAGGTTTAGCTAACAAACTAGGTATTGATATTGATCGCCGTTTCAATGAAAAACTAAAAGGAGTCAGTCGTGAGGATTCATTACAATTGATTCTTGAGCATGGCGGACAAACTGGACGCTATAGCGATGCAGAGTTTCAAGCCTTCGCAAAAGAAAAGAATGATTTTTACGTTGACTCCATTCAAGCTTTTTCAGCTAACGATATTTATCCAGGTATTCTAAATCTTTTAAAAGAACTAAAAGACAAAAACATTAAAATCGCCCTAGCATCTGCTAGCAAAAATGGTCCTTTCTTACTCGAGCGTATGGGACTAACTGAGTACTTTGATGCCATTGCTGATCCAGCTGCTGTTAAAGAAGGAAAGCCCGCTCCTGATTTATTTTTACTAGCGTCAGAATTAATTGGGGTTCCTATCCAACATTGTATAGGAATTGAAGATGCTAAAGCTGGTATTCAAGCGATTCATGCAGCAGGCGCTCTTCCAATCGGTGTTGGGACAGCAGAAGATTTGGGTAAGGATATCCCCCTTGTTTCTGATACAAGTCTATTGTCTTATGATTATTTGGTTTCAGAATGGCAGCAGACAAACGCCTAA
- a CDS encoding glycoside hydrolase family 65 protein, translated as MNNVQRLFNVDPWKVYTNTLDRENLRLQESLTSIGNGYMGMRGNFEESYSGDHHKGTYLAGVWYPDKTRVGWWKNGYPEYFGKVINAVDFASIDLYVNDQAVDLATMDPEEFYLELDMKTGVLTRHFTLTINDVTVRFNFERFLSLTKKEIGAFRLTVETLSGNGSLNVVSKLNGNVQNEDSNYGEMFWEEIETQPSHLTMRTIPNPFGVDQFTVTAAMQNRTTVTSEPAQSSLLAEESFDFELAEGTTIQLDKFVAIVTSRDIEENQQVAVATGLLTDLTETYEELKAAHAAAWLERWKLADVVIDGDVAAQQGIRFNLFQLFSTYYGEDERLNIGPKGFTGEKYGGATYWDTEAYAVPLYLALADSSVTKNLLKYRYNQLDGAIHNARQQGLAGALYPMVTFTGVECHNEWEITFMEIHRNGAIPYAIYNYTNYTGDDSYLKKEGLEILLEISRFWADRVHFSKQTGKYMFHGVTGPNEYENNVNNNWFTNTIAAWVLRYTIENYKKYQDTATITISADELATWQDIVDNMYYPIDPETGVFIQHDTFMDKDLMAVSEVDPKHLPLNQNWSWDRILRSCFIKQADVLQGIYYFGNQYTEEEIRKNFAFYEPMTVHESSLSPSIHAILAAELGMEEKAVEMYQRTARLDLDNYNNDTEDGLHITSMTGSWLAIVQGFAQMKTWNETLSFAPFVPASWNSYAFHINYRGRLLLITANKETVSIDLLEGEALALHLYGEAVTLTDRLEVETRGK; from the coding sequence ATGAATAACGTACAACGTCTCTTCAATGTTGACCCATGGAAGGTATATACAAATACACTCGACCGGGAAAATTTACGCTTGCAAGAATCATTAACAAGTATTGGTAACGGTTATATGGGGATGCGTGGAAATTTTGAAGAATCTTATTCTGGTGACCACCATAAAGGGACTTACCTTGCTGGTGTCTGGTACCCCGACAAAACACGTGTTGGTTGGTGGAAAAATGGCTACCCTGAATATTTTGGTAAAGTGATTAACGCGGTTGACTTTGCGTCCATTGACTTGTATGTCAATGATCAAGCAGTTGATTTAGCAACTATGGATCCAGAAGAATTTTATTTGGAATTAGATATGAAGACTGGTGTTCTCACTCGCCATTTTACTCTAACTATTAATGATGTTACTGTTCGCTTTAATTTTGAACGGTTCTTGAGTTTGACGAAAAAAGAAATCGGCGCATTTCGACTAACCGTTGAAACCTTATCAGGGAACGGCTCATTAAATGTCGTATCAAAACTGAACGGTAACGTTCAAAATGAAGATAGCAACTATGGCGAAATGTTCTGGGAAGAAATCGAGACACAACCGTCTCACCTAACCATGCGTACCATCCCTAATCCATTCGGGGTGGACCAATTCACCGTAACAGCAGCTATGCAAAACCGTACAACTGTTACATCTGAACCAGCACAGTCTAGTCTTTTAGCTGAAGAATCCTTTGATTTTGAATTAGCAGAAGGAACAACCATTCAATTAGATAAATTCGTCGCTATTGTTACTAGCCGAGACATTGAAGAAAACCAGCAAGTAGCTGTTGCAACGGGTCTATTAACTGACCTAACAGAAACTTACGAAGAATTAAAAGCTGCCCATGCTGCTGCCTGGTTAGAGCGTTGGAAGTTAGCAGATGTGGTTATTGATGGTGATGTTGCAGCCCAACAAGGGATTCGTTTCAACCTCTTCCAGCTGTTTTCAACTTACTACGGTGAAGATGAGCGTTTAAACATTGGACCAAAAGGCTTTACAGGTGAAAAATATGGTGGTGCAACTTATTGGGATACAGAAGCTTATGCCGTACCACTTTACTTAGCTTTAGCTGATTCAAGTGTAACGAAAAATCTATTGAAGTACCGCTACAACCAGCTAGATGGCGCTATTCATAATGCTCGTCAACAAGGTTTAGCTGGCGCTTTGTATCCAATGGTGACATTCACTGGCGTTGAATGCCATAACGAATGGGAAATTACTTTTATGGAAATCCATCGTAACGGTGCTATTCCTTACGCTATTTACAACTATACTAACTACACTGGCGACGACAGCTACTTGAAAAAAGAAGGGCTTGAAATCCTTCTCGAAATTTCACGTTTCTGGGCAGACCGCGTTCACTTCTCTAAACAAACAGGCAAATACATGTTTCATGGCGTAACAGGACCAAACGAATACGAAAATAACGTTAATAACAACTGGTTCACGAATACAATCGCAGCTTGGGTGCTACGTTACACCATCGAAAATTATAAAAAGTATCAAGACACTGCAACGATTACGATTTCTGCCGACGAACTAGCGACTTGGCAAGACATCGTAGACAACATGTACTATCCTATTGACCCTGAGACAGGTGTCTTTATCCAACATGATACATTCATGGACAAAGATTTAATGGCAGTTTCTGAGGTTGATCCTAAGCATCTACCATTAAACCAAAATTGGTCATGGGATCGCATTTTACGATCTTGCTTCATTAAACAAGCGGACGTCTTGCAAGGTATTTATTACTTCGGCAATCAGTATACTGAAGAAGAAATTCGTAAAAACTTTGCATTCTACGAGCCAATGACCGTTCACGAGTCGTCACTTTCCCCTTCTATTCACGCTATTTTAGCTGCTGAATTAGGGATGGAAGAAAAAGCTGTTGAGATGTATCAACGTACAGCTCGACTTGACTTAGATAACTACAACAATGATACAGAAGATGGCCTTCATATTACATCCATGACAGGAAGTTGGTTGGCGATTGTTCAAGGCTTTGCTCAAATGAAGACTTGGAACGAAACCCTATCTTTTGCACCGTTTGTGCCCGCTTCATGGAATAGTTATGCCTTCCATATCAACTATCGTGGCCGCTTATTATTAATTACAGCTAACAAAGAAACCGTATCAATCGACTTACTAGAAGGTGAAGCACTAGCACTTCATTTGTATGGTGAAGCTGTTACATTAACAGATCGACTTGAAGTTGAAACAAGGGGGAAATAA